The window GCTCAAGGATCTGAATATTGCGCGCGCCGATGTGGTGCGCGCGATGTGGGCCGCTGGTGCGGCGGGCTGGGTGCTCGGCGAACATGGCACCTTCGCCGCGGAGGTCTGCGGCTGTCAGGTGGAGATTGGCGCGGCGGGCGCGATGGGCGCGGCGGCGGTCGTGGAAATGGCGGGAGGTTCGGCGGCACAGTGCTGCGACGCGGCGGCGGTGATGTTCCAGAACGCGATGGGGCTGGTCTGCGACCTCGTACAGGCGACAGTGGAGATACCCTGCCACACGAGAAACGCCTCTTTCGCCTCACAGGCCTATATCTGTGCGGATCTGGTGCTCGGGGGTTACCGCAATCCGGTGGGCATCGACGGCACGGTAGAGGCCGTATGCGCCACCGGCAGGATGATGCCCTGCGAGCTGCGCTGTACTTCGCTCGGCGGCATGGCGGTGACAGAAGAGGCTTTGGCGATGAAGAAGAGAAGATGAGTATCAGGGCAAACACATCGATAGCTGGCATACGCTGGCCTCTAAGCCTGTGCACAGCGGCTTGTCCTGTTTTATACCCCGCACAAAACAAAAATAAGATTCCAAGCCGCTAGATGCCGGGTCAAGCCCGGCATGACAAGACAAACATAAACCGTAATTTATTTAGCTTCTGACTTTACTGACGCGTCTACCCTGAGATGAATATTGGGATATTTGACGTTTCTGATACTTAATAACTCCGCACACAAAAAGCGGCGCGATGAAGGCCTTACTTGCCTGCCTCTCGCGTCGCTTTTTCTTACAAAATTTTATCTTTAAAATACGTAATCCAGTATCAGCTCGCGCCGTTCGGCCTTTTCGGAGACGCTCCAGCAGTCCGTAAGGTATTTCATCGCCTCGGCGAGTTTGGTATCGTCGTTGTAGAGCAGCTCTATCACCGTATCGCCGACGGAGACGGCGTCGCCTACCTTTTTCATGAGATGTACCGACACGGCATGGTCTATCTTGTCGTCAAGCTTCATACGGCCGCCGCCGAGCGCGCGCAGCGCCTCGCCTACGGAGAGCGCGTCCAGTTTCGCGAGGTATCCTCTCTTGGAACTCTTGATCAGGAAGCTCTTCCGCGCCCGCGGCAGTATTTCAAGCGGGTGCCGGACGACTTCGGGGGCGCCGCCCTGCGCAGTGATTATCTCGGCGAATTTTTTCAGCGCCGAACCGTCGTCGAGTGCGCGTTCGGCAATTTTCACCCCCTCCTGCGCGTCTTTTACGACGGAGGCGACGGCGAGCATCAGTCCACAGAGCGTCACGCAGAGTTTCCTCGTATCGGCGGGGCCGCGTCCGCTCAGGACCTCCACCGCCTCAAAGACCTCAGATGCGTTGCCCACCCATTCGCCAAGCGGCTGTTCCATGTCGGTTATCGCGACGACGGCGCCTTTGCCAAGTTTTTTCGACACCTTGACAAGGTTTTCCGCAAGCGCCGCGGCGGCCTCACGGTCTTTCATAAAGGCTCCGCTGCCGCATTTCACGTCAAAGACGTAGCCGAAGGCGCCGCCCGCAAGTTTTTTGCTGACGATGCTCGCGGTGATGAGCTCCGTGGAGGGGACGGTCCCCGTCACGTCGCGCAGCTTGTAGAAGCGTCCCTCCGCGGGGGCCAGCTGCTTTGAGTGGCCGGAGATGGCGCAGCCTATGCGGCGCACCTGCGCGAGGAATTCATCCGGCTCAAGGTGCATCCGCATCCCCGGAATGGATTCCAGCTTATCGACCGTACCGCCCGTAAAACCAAGGCCGGGGCCGGAGAGTTTGGAGACGGAGGCGCCGCAGGCCGCGGCGAGCGGCAGAAGGACCAAAGTAGTCTTATCCCCGACGCCGCCGGTGCTGTGTTTGTCGACGATATGAAGGTCGGCCGGAAATGAATAGCTCTCCCCAGACTTCGCGAGGGCCTCGGTAAAGTACATCGTCTCGTCGCTGTCCAGCCCGTTAAGGAAGGCCGCCATCAGCCAGGCGGACAGCTGGTAGTCCGGCGCTTCGCCGGCCATCAGCTTGGCGATCAGCTCGTTGAATTCGTCTCTGCCGTGGCGGCCTTTGTCACGCTTTTTCTCGATAAACTCGATCATATTGAACATCATAGACGCACCTCCTCGATGAATGCCTCTATCAGCCGCGCCACAGACTCACCTGCCTTGGACATCGTCTCCAGGACCTCCTGGTGGGTCAGCTTTTCGGAGGTAATCCCCGCGGCGTAGTTAGCGGCGCAGGAGATGCCAAGCACGCGGATGCCCATGTGGTTCGCGGCGATCACCTCGGGCACGGTGGACATTCCCACGATGTCGGTGCCGAAGGTCCGCGCCATGCGTATCTCGGCCGGCGTTTCAAAGGAGGGACCGCTGAAGGCGATATAGACTCCGCGCCGCAGCGCGATCCCCTCCTTCGCGGCGGCGTGCTCCAATACGCGCAGGAATTCTTTGTCATAGGCCGCCGTCATGTCGGGGAAACGCGTGCCCCAGTCGTCGTTGTTCACGCCGATGAGCGGATTGGTCCCCATGTAGTTGATATGGTCCTCGATGGCGACGATGGAACCTGGTACGATATCGGTGTTTACCGCGCCGGAGGCGTTAGTTACGACGAGAGCCTTTATCCCCAGCTGTCCGAGGACGCGCACAGGGAAGGTGACCTCCGCCATCGTATAACCCTCGTAGTAATGGACGCGTCCCTGCATTGCCGCTACGGGCTTACCGCGCAGATATCCGAGCAGGAGTTTGCCCTCGTGTCCGGGAGCCGTGGAACGCGGCCAGTAGGGTATCTCTTCGTAGGGGATGATCTCCGGACGCTCCAGCTGTTCGGCTATGCGTCCAAGTCCCGAGCCCAACACGATCGCCGTCTGCGGCCGTATGGCGCTTCTTCTCTCAATATACCGCAGCGCTTCGTCTACCTTGTCCCAGTGATACATATGTCACTCCTCCTCACATCAGGCTGATTATAATAATTTAATATTCCCGGCGGCGCTCAAGCTCTTGGATGGAAACGGTCATAGTAATCTCTCAGCTCCGTATCCATGTGCGTATATTTTTCCGTCGTCATGATCGAGCTGTGCCCCAGTATCTCCTGCAGCGTGCGCTGATCCATGCCGTTGCGCAGCAGGTGCGTCGCGAAGGTGTGGCGCAGCACGTGCGGATGAAGCCGAGCGGCGGGGATATTCGCCATCAGCCCGCGCTTCCGCATGATCACCCACAGCGTCTCGCGGTGCAGCTGCCTCCCGTTTCTTGAGAGGAAGAGCCACTCCGCCCCGTGTTTGTCGAGCTTCGGGCGGTACTCGGCGATATATTCCTCGATGACGCGGCGGACCGCCCCAATATAGGGAATCGTCCGCTCTTTGTCGCCCTTGCCGCGCGCGTATAGTATGCCGTTCGCGGCGTCAAGGTCGCGCAGCCTCACATGGCAGAGCTCGGAGGCCCTCATGCCCGCTCCGTAGGCGAGCTCGATAAAGGCCCGGTCGCGTTTGCCGACCGGCGTGCCGTCTTCGCAGGCGTTGATTATCCGCTGCACCTCGCCCTCGGTCATCACCTGCGGCAGGACCTTCGTCCTCGCCGGCAGCGGTGCGAGGCGCGGCAGGTTGTCGCTTACACCGTCGTACTGCAAAAAACGCGCGAAGGAGCGGAGCATCGCCCCCAGGCGCTGTACGGAGGACTTTTTTCGTCCCTCTCCCTGCTGTGCAAGCAGAAAACGCGAGATGGCGTCGGCCTGCATGTCAAGCGGGTCGTGTCCGCTGGCCTCACAGTGCGCGAGCCATATCTGCATATCGGAGTTGTAGGCGCGCTGCGTATTCTCGCTGCAGCCGCGCTCAAGCCGGAGGTAGTCGGTGAAGCGCTCGAGCGTCCTGCCAAGTTCACCTCCGGCGGGGCGTTTCATTTTTGCGGCCTCCTGGCCATGTACCAGTAGAAAGCCATCAGCGTCTTGCCGTCTTTTATCTTCTTTTCGGCGATCATCTTTTCCAGCTCTTCCGGGGCAAAGGCAAATACCTTGATATATTCGTCTTCGTCCTCGGGGAGTTTGGAGGAGACCAGTTCGTCTGCGTAGTAAACGATAATCTTTTCGGTACAGAAGCCGGGAGAGCTGTAAAATTCCGCGATCTCCTCTATATGGCCCGGCCGGTAACCAATCTCTTCCTGCAGCTCGCGCACCGCGGTCTCGCGCGGGTCCTCCCCCTCTTCTACAAGCCCCGCGGGGATCTCGTAGATATCCTCGTCTATCGCGTGGCGGTATTGCCGGACAAGAATTATCTCTCCCCGCTCGTTGACGGGGAGGATCGCCACCGCCGACTTATGGAGCACAACCTCGCGCACCTTTTCGGAGCCGGAGGGAAATTTCACGGTATCCACGCGGAGGTCGATGATACGTCCCTTATATTTGCAGTCCGAACGCACGATATTACGCAGCTGACTTTTTGAATCGCTCAAGACAAACACCTCTTATCCTATCTCTTCACCGTTTTCTATGCGGGCCCCGCGCGCCCAATCCTCGGCGCGCTGCGGCCTTTTGCCCTCCGGCTGCACCTCGACGAGTTTAAGCGCCCCCTCGCGGCAGACGACGACGGGCGCGCCATCGACGATCTCACAGCGGCAGACCGCGCAGTCCGCCGAGGGCAGAGGCTCTGCCGCGTGTACGCGGAGCCGCTTGCCGTGAACCATGCAATAGACTCCCGGGGAGCATCCGATGCCCCTGATCTTATTGATTATCTCTTCGGCGCTTTCCGCGCGCCAGTCAATCTTTCCTTCGGACTTATCTATCTTTGGAGCCGTCGTCACATTTTCTTCTTTTTGGGGCGTAAAGCGCCACTCTGCGGGCGCTACGCCGCAAAGATAATGAAGCAGCGTCTCGGAGCCAAGCACAGCGGCCTTTTCCATCAGCGCCGCGGCGTCGTCCTCCGGTTCTATCACAAGCTCCGGCTGCGCCAATACGGGGCCGGAGTCCATGCCGGCGTCAAGCCGGAAGATGGAGACCGCCGTCTTTGTACGTCCATCCATCAGCGCGCGCTGGATAGGGGCCGAGCCGCGGTATTCCGGCAGCTTCGAGGGGTGGATGTTGAGGCAGCCTAAGGAGGCCATAGAGAGCACCGGCTCTTTTATCATCTGGCCGAAGTCTATCACCAGTATCACATCGGGGCTGTTTTGCCGCAGCCATTCGAGGCGCTCCGCGTCGGCGGACAGCCTAGCCGTCGTATATACTGGCAGATCCAGCGACTGCGCAAGCTCCCATACCGGCGTATTCTGCAGTTTAAGGCCACGCCCCGCCGTCCGCGGAGCGTTCGTCAGCACCCACATGGGGCGGAGACGGCGCGATATTATCTCCAGGCAGCGCGCGGCGAAGCGGCCTGAGCCCATGAAGCCAACCGTCAGCTGGTCCATTATTTTTCCGCCGCCCGTTTCGCGATTTTTTTCTTGAGGAACTGACGCTTGAGGGGTGATACCCGGTCGATAAGCAGCCGCCCGTTGAGGTGGTCGATCTCATGAGAAAAGACGCAGGCGCAGAAGCCGTCAAGCTCCCGCCTCTGGGAGACGCCGTTCTCGTCCTGATAGACGACGGTCAGCTTTTCCGGTGAGGCGACCTTTTCGTAGATGCCCGGAAAGCTGAGACAGCCCTCTTCGTTAATAACGGAACCCTCCGCCTCAACGACCTCGGGATTCACCAGCACAAATTTATCGCCGTGGTAGTCTATGACGACGATCCTCTTCGCGACTCCCACCTGGGGCGCGGCAAGGCCGATGCCGTCGTTCGCGTACATGGTGTCAAACATGTCGCCGACGAGAGTTTTAAGCTCTTCGTCAAACTCCGTCACACTCGCCGTCTCTTCGCGGAGCACGGGGTCTGGATAAACACATATAGTTCTAAGGGCCATAATTGACCTCCTGTCATATGTTTTCATATTTATCCTATTGTAACGTAAAAAGAGGCCCCGCTCAAGGTGAGCGGGGCCTCCATATCTCTTGTGAGGATCGTCGGGCTATTCGCCGTCTTCCATTTCGCGCTGTTTGAGAAGATCTCCGATTGAGAAATTCATCTCTTCCTGCGGGAGCTGGCTGTTGGCGCTCTCCTGTCTCCGGCGGTCTCCGCCCTCTGAACGGCGGCGGCGCGGACGGTCCTCGCTGCGCTTCGCGGGAGCTCCGCCCATCGCGGGCTGATCGTGAGATTCCTCACGCGGCGCGCGCCTTACGGGCTCTTCGTTCGCGGGACGCAGGCTGAGGCGGATACGGCGCTCGACGGGGTTAACTTCGAGAACGCGGGCGGTGACTTCCTGTCCCTCTGAAAGGACTTCCTTGGGATTCTCCACTCTCTGCGTCGAGAGCTGTGAGATGTGGATGAGTCCCTCGATACCCTCTTCGAGTTCGACAAAGGCGCCGAAGTCAGCGATGCGGACGACCTTTACAGGTACTTCGGCATCCTTCTGATACTTCTCGGCGGCATCCTTCCAGGGATCGTTAAGCTGCTTGTAGCCCAGGCTGATGCGCTTGCGCTCGGTGTCAGTCTCAATGATCGAAACTTCGACCTTCTGTCCCTTCTTGAGGACTTCTTTCGGGTGCTTGATGCGTGTCCAGCTGAGGTCTCCGATGTGGATGAGTCCCTCTACGCCGGGCTCTATTTCTACAAATGCGCCGAATTCTGTCAGGTTGGTGACGGTACCCTCGGTAACCTTGCCGGGAGTCCAGCGCTCGGCCGCCGTCGTCCAGGGATCGTCAAGCGTCTGGCGGATCGAGAGGGAGATTCTGTTGTTCTCCTTGTCGATGCCTATGACCTTTACCTTGACGTGGTCGCCCTTAGCGACGATCTCTTTGGCCTTCGCGCTGCGCTGCCATGAAAGTTCGCTGATGTGGACAAGCCCTTCCATCGCACCGAGGTTGACGAAAACACCGAAAGACGTGATGCTGCTGACATCGCCCTCAAGCACATCGCCTTCATGTACCTGCTCATAGAAGGCCTGGCGAATGCCTGTGAGTTCCTCTTCGATGAGGCTGCGGCGGGAGAATACGAGGCGGCGCTTTCTGCGGTCCTTCTCGATGAGCTTCACAGAGAATTCCTGGTCGAGGAGTTTTCCGGGATTCACTCCGTGGCCCTCCTGCGTCAGGTGTGAAATAGGGATAAATCCTTCGATGCCGCAGCAGCTCACGATGAGGCCGCCCTTCACCTTACGGATTCCCTTTACTGTGATAGTCTCGTTATTCTCTGCCTCTTCTTCGAGCTTGTTCCAGCGCTCGTCAAATTCGCAGCGCCAGCGTGAGAGTCCAAGCTGGGCGTCTTCGCCCTGCCCGATATTTGTGATCTGCACTCTGACCTTGGCGCCGTTCTCGGGCTCGGGAGTCTCTTCTACGAGAACTCTGTGAGTCCATTCTTTGCGCGGAAGAAAGCCTTCGCATTTGTAGCCTACATCTACGAGCCAGCCGTCCTCACGTGAATCGACGACGGTTCCCTCCACGACCTTGCCGCGGTGGAAGTCGCCCATCACATCGTACTGCTGCATCATTTCTTCCATTGTTTCTTCTTTTTCCTGTGTTTCCATTACGTCTTCTGTACGAAGCTCGTCAACCATTCCCAACATCCTCCTGCTTACATCATCTTTAATTTTTGGATCAGTTCTTTTATCAGCCAGTCGGGGGTGCTGCCTCCCGCGGCTATTCCGATTATGTCCTTATTTTCCAACCAGCCCCTTTCCAGTTCTCCTGCATGTTCTATCCACAAGGTCGGCACCCCTGAACAGGAGCCGATCTCTGCTAACTTTCTCGTGTTGGCGCTGTTTCTGCCGCCTAACACTATCATGCCGTCCGCCTCTTCCGCAAGCCGGCAGACAGACTGCTGGCGCGCGAGAGTCGCGCGGCATATCGTATTATATACCTTTATCTCGGGAGAGACAGAGACAAATCCGCTCACCAGCGCGGAAAAATTTTCCACACGCTGCGTCGTCTGGCTCAGTATCCCGCAGCGCTTGCCGTACAGCTCGTACGGTATCGCCTCCGCGGAGGCCAGCACATGCACCTCTCCTGAAACATAGCCCATAATACCCTTGACCTCCGGATGGGAGGCGTCTCCTAATATTATCACGATATAGCCATCTTGGGAAAGGGTCTTTGCTCTTTCCTGCGCCGTTTTTACAAAAGGGCATGTTCCGTCGACCATTTTCGCGCTTCTTTCGCGCAGCAATTCAAAGACCTCCGGCGTCACCCCGTGGGCCCGCACGAAAGATACCGCGCCCTCAGGCACCTCTTCGGGAGAATCGACGACGATAAGCCCCAGCTTTTCAAGCCGTTCCGTCTCCTGCGGATTGTGTATCGGGCTGCCCAGCGCGTAGACCTGATGAGTCTTTTTCAGTTCGTTCTCTAGCGTCGTGATCGCGCGCTTGACTCCGAAGCAGAGCCCCGTCGGATCGGCGGTGATTATCTTCATGCGCCGCCCTCCAGGTGCGCGAGACAGCGTGGCACGACGTTCCGCAGCGCCTCCTCCTTCGAGACCTCGTCGAAGTCATACCACAGCGCGGGCTCAAAGTGCTTGAACCAGGTCATCTGACGGCGCGAGAAGGCCTTGGTCGAACGGATGTCGCCCTCTATCGCCTCCAGGAAGGTGCATTCGCCGCCGATGTAGCGCACCAGTTCACGGTAGCCGAAGCCCTGCAGCGCCGGAAGCGAGGGAGAATAGCCGTTGTCGAGCAGCCACTTGACCTCCTCGGGATATCCGCTCGCGAACTGCTCTTTGACGCGGCGTTCGATATTTCGGTAAAGATTGGCGCGAAGCCTCGTGAGGCCGATATATAATATTTCATAGGGGGATTCCATCTTATTCTGCCGCCGATACCACCAGCTCGCGTTCTTGCCTGTGATGCGGAATATCTCAAGGGCGCGCATCGTGCGCACTGGGTCGTTTTGGTGTATCTTCGCCCCCGCCTCTGGATCTATCTCCAGCAGCTCCTGATGCAGCGCGGGAAGCCCGCGCCCAGTTATCTCCTCTTCCAGCTGAGACCTGATATTTTCATCCTTCGGCAGATCTTCGGAGAGCATGCCGGTGAGCGCGCGGTAGTAGAATGGCGTGCCGCCGATCAGCAGCGGTACGCGGCCGCGGGCCATGATGCGGTTCACGGCGTCCTCCGCATCCTCCGCAAAGTCGGCGGCGGAATATACCTGATCGGGATCGACGACGTCGATGAGATGATGTATCACCTCGCGCCGTATCTCGCGGGAGACCTTGTCAGTGCCGACGTCAAGATAGCGGTAGACCTGGCGCGAGTCGACCGAGATTACCTCAGCGTTGAGCTTCGCGGCGAGAGACAGGCTGAACTCCGTCTTGCCGACCGCCGTGGGGCCGATTATCGCGATAACGGGGATCTTTTTATCCGTCATCTCTCGAACCAGTCCCGCAGTTTTTTATTTTCGATCAGAAAGACAGTCGGCCTTCCGTGCGGGCAGGTATAGGGCGTGTCGCAGCGTTCGAGACGACGCAGTAAATCAAGGGCCTCCTCCGTCTCAAAGCGCCGTCCAAGCTTTACCGCGTCGCGGCAGGCGAGGCGCGCCATGCGCCACCACACCTCGCGGTCCCGCTTTACGGGGTCGTTCTCAGTCTCCATTCCGCGCAGCGCCGAACGGAGCATATCTATCGGCGAAAGGTGCCCCTTGCCCTTGATCGCGGGCACCGCCGTCACCCTGCCGCCCTCCGTACGGAAGCCGAGCGCCGCGAGCTCTTTTTCATAGAGCGCCGCCTCGGCGGCCACCGCCTGCGGTATCTCCATCGGCAGCGTCAGCCACTGGGTCGCGATATTGTCCTTGAAGGATTCGCATATCTCCTCAAACAGTATGCGTTCGTGCGCCGCGTGTGGGTCCATCACCGCCAGCGCGTCGGGAAAGTCGAAGATCAAAAAACCCTCCGCGCTCTGCCCCACATAGTTTTTATCAAATAAAAATTCCTCTTCCGCACGCGGCGGCTCCTCCGCCGGCGTGAAGATATTCTCCGTGGCGGCCCCGGCGCTCAGCGGGCTCGCGGCGCGCCACGGCCCCTTCTTCTGGAATGTCCAGCCGTTCGGGCTGTACGCCGCGGGCGCGGCGGGAAGCGCCTCCGCTTCGAAGGCCGTCCGCGGCGGCGTCATGAAATCATCAGGAGCACTCGGCGGCAGGGGCGGCGCGGCAATCGAATGCCGCTGTGCGAATATCGCCTTAGCGTTGTCATAGACGATCTTAAAGGCCTCTCCGCTGCGGCGGAAGCGCACCTCCTCCTTCGTCGGATGGATGTTGACGTCGACATCCTGCGGCGGCAGGTCGAGAAGGACGAGCCATTCGCCGTAGGCCGCGGCGTCCGCCGTGGAAAGCGCGGCGCGTATCGCGGCATCCTGCACCCGCCGTCCATTGACGAAGAGCATGATCACCACGCGGCGGGAATCGGGGATCGGATTCCACCAGAGGCGCGCCGAGAGGCTGCCGCTCTGCGATTCGGAATGGTATATCTTCGTCTGGCGGCCCCAGCGGCGCAGCAGCGTATCCTCCACGCAGGCCGCGCCCGTGTATTCGAGAATTTTTTTACTCTCTTCATAAAGGCGGAAAGTCACCTCGGGATGTATCAGCGCGTAGTCGTTGACGATCTGGACGATGCGGCGCAGCTCCGCGGATGAGGTCTTAAGGAATTTACGGCGCGCGGGAAGATTAAAGAACAGATCGTCTATCTGTATCCGCGTCCCCGGCTTTGCGGGAGTCTCCGTGTGGAGGGTGATCTCGCCGGCCTCACAGCGTATCAGGCCGCCAGCTTCAGCCTCGGCAGCCTTGCTGCGTATCTCCATACGCGAGACGGCGGCGATGCTTGCGAGCGCCTCGCCGCGGTAGCCGAGCGTCGATATCCTCTCAAGGTCCTCTATATCCGTTATCTTGCTGGTGGCGTAGCGCTCAAGCGCGAGCGGCAGCTCCGCGCAGGGAATGCCGCAGCCGTCGTCCTCAATAACAAAGGAGCTCTTGCCGCCCTGCTCCGTCTGTATTGAGATCGTGCGCGCGCCCGCGTCGAGCGAATTTTCGATGAGCTCCTTCGCGACCGAGGAGGGGCGCTCTATCACCTCTCCGGCGGCTATCCGTGTGGAAATATCGGGGGCCAATCTCTTTATCATTTGAATCCAAGTACCTTTCTGCTCTCTTCGCGCAGGCGGCAGACGAGTTCCAGCGCCGCCATCGGCGTCATGTTGTTCGGGTCGCAGGCGGCAAGCTCCTCAAGGACCGCCTCCTGGCGCACGTCGAAGAGCGTCAGCTGGTTCTGCTGGGAGCTCTTCACCTCCTCGTTCTTCTCCGCGCCGCGCTCCTCAAATGTAGCCAGCAGCTCCTCGGAGCGGCGCAGCACGGCGGCGGGAACGCCCGCGAGACGCGCCACCTCGATGCCGTAGGAGCGGTCGGAGGGGGCCTCGACGATCTTATGGAGGAAGACCACGCCGCGGTCGCTCTCCTCCACCCCCATACTGAGGTTCACTATCCCCGGCAGAAGCTCCGCGAGCTGGGTCAGTTCGTGGTAATGCGTCGCGAAAAAGACGCGCGGGCGGGCGTGCTCCTGCCCCTGTAAAAACTCAACCACCGACCAGGCGATGCTGAGGCCGTCGTAGGTCGAAGTCCCGCGCCCCACCTCGTCGAGGATTATCAGGCTGCGGTCCGTGGCGTGGCGCAGGATATTGGCGGTCTCCACCATCTCCACCATGAAGGTGCTCTGCCCGCGCGCCAGTTCGTCGCGCGCGCCGATACGCGTGAATACGCGGTCGATGAGCCCGATCTTCGCGCTCTCCGCGGGAATGAAGGAGCCCATGTGCGCCATCACCGCGATCAGAGCCGCCATCCGCAGATAGGTGGACTTACCGGCCATATTGGGCCCCGTGATGATGGCGATACGGCGTCCGTTTTCGTCGCTGAAATTGAAGTCGTTCGGAGTGAAGGGGTTTTTGCCGAGCGTCACCTCGACGACGGGATGGCGCGCGTTTTTGACGACAAAATCCTTGCTCATATCCATTTGCGGACGGCAGTACCCCTGCTCGGCGGCGACGGCGCCAAGCGACAGCAGCGTGTCGAGCTCGGCGATAAAGTTCGCCGTGCGCTGTATCGCCGCCGCCTGCGCCAGCACCGCCTCCACTAGACCGGCGTATATCCGCTCCTCGATCGCCAGCATTTCGCTCTCGGCGCTGAACATTTCGCGTTCAAAGGCCTTGAGCTCGTCTGTGATAAAGCGTTCGGCGTTCACAAGCGTCTGCTTGCGTATATAGTTCATGGGCGCGCGTCCGGCATTGCCCTTAGGAATTTCTATGTAATATCCGAATACCTTGTTGACACCGGCCTTCAGATTCTTTATTCCGCTCCTGGCCCGCTCGGCCTCCTCAAAGGCGGCGAGCCACGACGAGGAATTCTCCGCTTTGCTGCGCCATGAATCAAGTTCCGCGTCAAAGCCGCCCTTAATGACGCCGCCGTCGCGCAGGAAGCGCGGCACGGAATCGGCGACCGCCGCCATCAGCAGCGCCGCGAGCTCCGTGGTGTCGCAGTCCGGAATAAGCGTGGCGAGCGCCTCGTCTTCAGCGGCTAACGCTCTTATCTCCGGCACGAAGTTCAGCGTCTCTTTGATGACCAGCATATCGGAGGGCGAGCCCATGTTGAGGGTGATGCGCGAGAGGGACTTGCCCATGTCGCGGCAGCCCGCCAGCAGCTCGCCGAGACGGGCGCGCAGCCGCGGATCACCCGCAAGCCGTTCCACTATATCCTGCCGCGCCTCTATCGCCGCGATATCCTGCAGCGGCGAGGTGATCCAGTTTTTAAGCATCCGTTTGCCCATCGGCGTACGGCAGCGGTTGAGCACCCAGAATAACGAGGTCGTACTTTGATCGATAAGTTCCAGGTTCGCCTGGGTGTTCTGATCGAGGATCAGGTTTTCACGCGGCAGTATCGGCGTAACGGCGGTTATGTGCGAGGCCTTCGAGAATTGAGTCTCCTCAAGATATTTGACGGCGGTGGCCGCCGCGCCTGCCGCCGCGTCGCGGTCGTCCAGCCCCATCGCGGACAGCGAAGATATATTCCACTTGCGGCAGAGCCAGGAGGAGGCCTGCGGCGGCGAAAAATCCCCCTTGTCGCGCTCCACCGTGTTGCAGGAGGTCAAAGATGGACAGCTTTTACGGAACTGTTCAAGCTGGCCGCGCCGCAGAAGCACCTCGTTGGGGGCGAAGGCGGAGAGTATCGACACGCCGCCCTCCAGCGCGAAGGTCCCGGCGCGCAGCGCTCCGCTCGCGGAATCAAGCAGCGCGACGGAAAGGTTTTTACCTTCAAACAGGCAGGCCGCGATCTTCCCGTCGCCGTCTGAGTTCTCCGGCAGCCAGGTCCCCGGCGTAACGATGCGGGTGACGCTGCGCTCGACAAGCGTACGCCCGTCCGGCTCGGTGATCTGTTCGCAGATCGCCACGCGGTAGCCGGCGGCGACAAGCCTTCCGAGATATGAATCGACGGAATGGAATGGAACTCCCGCCATCGGTATTTGGTTTTCGGAGTCTTTAGAGCGTGAGGTAAGGGTGATGTCAAGCACGGCGGAAGCGGTCTTGGCATCTTCAAAAAACATCTCATAAAAATCTCCCATGCGGAAAAAGAGAAGGCAGTCCGGGTACTTATCCTTCCAGTGCACATATTGCTCAAGCATGGGGGTCATCCTTATTCCGACTGGCAGT is drawn from Cloacibacillus porcorum and contains these coding sequences:
- a CDS encoding S1 RNA-binding domain-containing protein — encoded protein: MVDELRTEDVMETQEKEETMEEMMQQYDVMGDFHRGKVVEGTVVDSREDGWLVDVGYKCEGFLPRKEWTHRVLVEETPEPENGAKVRVQITNIGQGEDAQLGLSRWRCEFDERWNKLEEEAENNETITVKGIRKVKGGLIVSCCGIEGFIPISHLTQEGHGVNPGKLLDQEFSVKLIEKDRRKRRLVFSRRSLIEEELTGIRQAFYEQVHEGDVLEGDVSSITSFGVFVNLGAMEGLVHISELSWQRSAKAKEIVAKGDHVKVKVIGIDKENNRISLSIRQTLDDPWTTAAERWTPGKVTEGTVTNLTEFGAFVEIEPGVEGLIHIGDLSWTRIKHPKEVLKKGQKVEVSIIETDTERKRISLGYKQLNDPWKDAAEKYQKDAEVPVKVVRIADFGAFVELEEGIEGLIHISQLSTQRVENPKEVLSEGQEVTARVLEVNPVERRIRLSLRPANEEPVRRAPREESHDQPAMGGAPAKRSEDRPRRRRSEGGDRRRQESANSQLPQEEMNFSIGDLLKQREMEDGE
- the ispH gene encoding 4-hydroxy-3-methylbut-2-enyl diphosphate reductase, producing the protein MKIITADPTGLCFGVKRAITTLENELKKTHQVYALGSPIHNPQETERLEKLGLIVVDSPEEVPEGAVSFVRAHGVTPEVFELLRERSAKMVDGTCPFVKTAQERAKTLSQDGYIVIILGDASHPEVKGIMGYVSGEVHVLASAEAIPYELYGKRCGILSQTTQRVENFSALVSGFVSVSPEIKVYNTICRATLARQQSVCRLAEEADGMIVLGGRNSANTRKLAEIGSCSGVPTLWIEHAGELERGWLENKDIIGIAAGGSTPDWLIKELIQKLKMM
- the miaA gene encoding tRNA (adenosine(37)-N6)-dimethylallyltransferase MiaA, with the translated sequence MTDKKIPVIAIIGPTAVGKTEFSLSLAAKLNAEVISVDSRQVYRYLDVGTDKVSREIRREVIHHLIDVVDPDQVYSAADFAEDAEDAVNRIMARGRVPLLIGGTPFYYRALTGMLSEDLPKDENIRSQLEEEITGRGLPALHQELLEIDPEAGAKIHQNDPVRTMRALEIFRITGKNASWWYRRQNKMESPYEILYIGLTRLRANLYRNIERRVKEQFASGYPEEVKWLLDNGYSPSLPALQGFGYRELVRYIGGECTFLEAIEGDIRSTKAFSRRQMTWFKHFEPALWYDFDEVSKEEALRNVVPRCLAHLEGGA
- the mutL gene encoding DNA mismatch repair endonuclease MutL; its protein translation is MIKRLAPDISTRIAAGEVIERPSSVAKELIENSLDAGARTISIQTEQGGKSSFVIEDDGCGIPCAELPLALERYATSKITDIEDLERISTLGYRGEALASIAAVSRMEIRSKAAEAEAGGLIRCEAGEITLHTETPAKPGTRIQIDDLFFNLPARRKFLKTSSAELRRIVQIVNDYALIHPEVTFRLYEESKKILEYTGAACVEDTLLRRWGRQTKIYHSESQSGSLSARLWWNPIPDSRRVVIMLFVNGRRVQDAAIRAALSTADAAAYGEWLVLLDLPPQDVDVNIHPTKEEVRFRRSGEAFKIVYDNAKAIFAQRHSIAAPPLPPSAPDDFMTPPRTAFEAEALPAAPAAYSPNGWTFQKKGPWRAASPLSAGAATENIFTPAEEPPRAEEEFLFDKNYVGQSAEGFLIFDFPDALAVMDPHAAHERILFEEICESFKDNIATQWLTLPMEIPQAVAAEAALYEKELAALGFRTEGGRVTAVPAIKGKGHLSPIDMLRSALRGMETENDPVKRDREVWWRMARLACRDAVKLGRRFETEEALDLLRRLERCDTPYTCPHGRPTVFLIENKKLRDWFER